One genomic segment of Melitaea cinxia chromosome 19, ilMelCinx1.1, whole genome shotgun sequence includes these proteins:
- the LOC123662739 gene encoding alpha-(1,3)-fucosyltransferase C-like has protein sequence MYQDNVEGLMNSEIRQDKYQDLKYILLWINENDTKNMFGEGQIPFFENNCSHANCYLTTDKYLINDDYTKFEAIIFDVHDLQIWKNNNFPSLRSYKQKYIFYGKESSDDVPICSAFANKYFNWTWSYKLDSDIVSPFIEVKDFEGNIVASKRVVNWKTNMTFLSEIDLQPLKHKNKAMAWINRKCHTRNNRMQFAKRLQRAFKENSLEFDIYGCGQLDCANDKCLENIQKDYYFYFTPEDSNTEDYVSAEVVTAYKKFAVPIVIGGANYHKFLPEGSYINAGATSIDKLVALVEYVIKNPKIYHSFHRWRNYYIISEAEKFKGVCEVCEYLNDVSKYGVFSVKTNFRKWWYSGPLFERCFPKSPEILYDPNNSRHL, from the exons ATGTATCAAGACAACGTTGAGGGATTAATGAATTCTGAAATCAGGCAAGATAAATACCAGGATCTTAAATATATCTTGTTGTGGATAAACGAGAATGATACAAAAAACATGTTCGGAGAAGGCCAAATACCTTTTTTTGAAAACAATTGTTCACATGCAAACTGTTATTTAACCACTGACAAATATCTGATAAATGATGATTATACAAAATTCGAAGCGATTATTTTTGACGTGCACGATCTTCAAATTtggaaaaataacaatttcccTTCACTAAGAtcctataaacaaaaatatatattttatggcaAAGAATCTTCTGACGATGTTCCCATTTGCAGTGCatttgcaaataaatattttaactggaCTTGGTCTTACAAACTGGATTCAGACATTGTCAGtccttttattgaagtaaaagaTTTTGAAGGTAATATTGTAGCTTCCAAAAGAGTGGTTAATTGGAAAACTAACATGACATTTTTATCAGAAATAGATTTACAACCATTAAAACACAAGAACAAAGCAATGGCTTGGATAAATAGGAAGTGCCACACAAGAAATAATAGAATGCAATTCGCAAAACGCTTACAGCGTGCGTTTAAAGAGAATTCACTAGAATTCGATATCTATGGCTGTGGACAACTGGATTGTGCAAATGACAAATGTttagaaaatattcaaaaagattattatttctatttcacTCCTGAAGATAGTAATACAGAAGACTATGTGTCGGCAGAAGTTGTAACTGCATACAAAAAATTTGCAGTTCCCATTGTTATCGGGGGAGCAAATTATCATAA ATTTCTTCCAGAAGGGTCTTATATAAATGCAGGTGCCACGTCTATAGACAAGCTAGTAGCGTTAGTAGAATATGTTATAAAGAATCCAAAAATATATCACAGCTTTCATCGTTGGAGAAACTATTACATTATAAGCGAAGCTGAAAAATTTAAAGGAGTGTGCGAAGTGTGTGAATATCTCAATGATGTAAGCAAGTATGGTGTTTTTAGTGTGAAAACAAATTTTAGAAAATGGTGGTATTCGGGACCGTTATTTGAAAGATGTTTTCCAAAAAGTCCAGAAATTTTGTATGATCCAAATAATTCaagacatttataa